In Streptosporangiales bacterium, the genomic stretch TACGGGTGCGACGTCGCCGACCAGGCCGGGGTCGACACGGTCGCCGCCCGTGTCAGGTCCGAGGTGGGACCGGTCGAGGCGCTCGTGTCGAACGCGGGGATCGGCTCGCACGCCACGTTCGCCGAGACGACTCCAGAGTTGCAGCGCCGACTCGTCGACGTCAACATGCACGGTGCCTTCAACGTCACCCGCGCGTTCATGGACGACATCGTCGACTCCGGTTCCGGGCGGATCGTCTTCATCAGCTCCGACGCCGCGCGCGTCGGCGTCGCCGGCGAGGCGGTGTACGCGGCGGCCAAGGCGGGGCTCATCGCCTTCGCGAAGTCGCTGGCCGTCGAGCTTGCACGCTACCGGGTGACGGTCAACGCGGTGTGCCCCGGCAGCACCAACACGGAGATGTTCCGCGGAACGTACGACGAGGAGCAGATCGCCAAGCGCATGCGGATCCATCCGATGCGACGCCCGGCCGAGGCGGACGAGGTCGCGACCGCGGTGCAGTACTTCGCGAGCCGTGACGCGTCGTTCACGACCGCGCAGGTCATCAGCGTCAGCGGCGGCATGTCGCGCGTCGGCTGAGTGTCACGGTACGGCATGGTTCGAAGGCCCGAGGAGGCGCACGAGATGGTCGAGGGTGCAACGCGACGCCTGTCCGAGTTCGCCGCAGGGTTGCGCCTGGATGACGTCCCGGCCGACGTCGTGTCGAGGATCAAGACCCTGATCCTCGACCAGTTGGGCGCCGAGGTCTTGGCGTCCGGGCTGCCCTGGGTGAGCGGCATCCGGAGCTATGCGACGCGCTACTCGCGCAGCGGCGAGGCGCTCCTCGTCGGGACGGGTGAGTCGCTCGACGCCGAGTACGCCTCTCTCGTCAACGCGACGGCGGGCCACGGCTTCGAGATCGACGACTACCACCCGGCGCCTACGCACATCGGGTGCGTGGCTGTGCCCTCGGCGATGGCCGTCGGGCAGGAGCAGCGTTCCAGCGGCCGCGACGTGCTCGAGGCGACGGTCGTCGCGTTCGAGATGATCGCGCGGGTGGCCGACGCCACGATGCCGTCCATGATCTTCGACCGCGGGTTCCACGCCACCGGTGCGCACGGGGTGTTCGGGTCGGCCGCCGCGGCCGCATGTCTCATGGGGCTGTCCCCGCAGGAGTCGCTGATGGCGCTTGCCCTGGCGGGAAGCCACGCGTCGGGGACGGTCGAGTACACCCAGACAGGAGGAGACGTGAAGCGTTTCCATGCCGGCGTGGGAGCGGCCGGCGGGATACGTTCCGCGCGGGCAGCGGCGGTCGGCATGACCGGGCCGCCGACCGTGCTGGAAGGCAAGAAGGGGATCCTCCTTGCCTTCTCCGCCGCACCGGACGTCGACGCCCTCACCGAGGGACTCGGTGACAAATGGAGCCTCATGGCCACGGCCATCAAGCCCTACACGGCGTGTGGGCTGCTCAACCCGCAGATTGACGCGTACCGCGCCGTCATGGCGCGCAACGGCCTGCAGACATCCGATGTGGAGCGTGTCGTCGTGGGCGGTGACCGCTTCGCCGTCGTGCACGTCGGCACGATCGGCCCCGAGCCGACGTCGATCGTCGGTGCACAGTTCAGCACGCACTACTCGCTCGCGATGGCCGCCGTGCTCGGTGCGAACGACTTCCAGACATACCAGCGGATGGAGCGGGAGGGCTTCTGTGACCCTGCCGTGCTCGAGATGGCGCACCGCATCGAGCTCGTCCTCGACTCCGAGTGCGACGCCCGGTACCCGGACATCTCCAAGGCGACGATCAGCATCCGCACCAGGGACGGCAGGACGTTCGACGGTGAGGCCTACAGCTACCGGGAGCTGCCACGGGAGGAGGTCGAGACCAAGTTCCGGAAGCTGGTCTCGGAGACCCTCACCGATGAGCAGGCGGACGGCGTGGTCGACTCGATCGCGCGGCTCGAGGATCTGCCCGACGTCGCCGGCCTGGCGCGGCTGCTTGTCCGTCGGGGTTAGGAGGCGGAGTCGATATCCGGTTTGCGCGTCCCTTGTCTCCACGCAACAGCAATTCATCGATCAGCGGGGGTCAATCGGTCGCCAGGCGTGCATGACTGCGTTTGTCGACCCGGAGGTGTTCGTCCATGGCGGGTATGTCGGTAAGAGGTTTTCGTCGAGGTCTGGCATTGGTGGTCGCGACGGCGTTGTGCGTCACGCTCACCGCGTGCGGAGACGACGGTGAGGACAACAACGAGAGCGGTTCCGGGGGCTCGATCAAGGTGGCGTTGTCGACGTTCACCAACGAGCAGCTGGATCCGACGATGGAGAGCCGGTCGCAGGTGCTCCAGCTGCTGCTGCCGATGTTCGACACGATCCTGGAGATCGGTTCGGACGGTGCGGTGGAGCCGGGGTTGGCGGAGAGCTGGGAGAACAGTGAAGACGGCCTGTCGTGGACGTTCAAGCTGCGCAGGGGCGTGCAGTTCCACGGTGGTTATGGCGAGTTGACCGCGGAGGACGTCGAGTTCAGCCTGAACCGTTGGATGAACCCCGAGGGCGCCAACGAAG encodes the following:
- a CDS encoding SDR family NAD(P)-dependent oxidoreductase, with translation MTEGTGGGAAAVDGRVVVVTGGAQGIGLAICRRLAAEGSRVVVLDRNEEGAIAAAESLPRRGFGYGCDVADQAGVDTVAARVRSEVGPVEALVSNAGIGSHATFAETTPELQRRLVDVNMHGAFNVTRAFMDDIVDSGSGRIVFISSDAARVGVAGEAVYAAAKAGLIAFAKSLAVELARYRVTVNAVCPGSTNTEMFRGTYDEEQIAKRMRIHPMRRPAEADEVATAVQYFASRDASFTTAQVISVSGGMSRVG